The genome window TTCACAGCACCCAGCATCCAAAACCTTGAACCCTGCAAttataaaaccaaaaccaaaaccaaaacaaaaacaaatattcaatttcatactCTTTTTTTCCGAAGTTAAAAAGGGGAGGGGGTTTATCACACACACTGACAAGGTACCCTGGGGGTTTGAATCTCAGACCACTAGGCTAGACCCTGTTGGCTTCAATTCCATACTTaatatggaagaaaaaaaacagaaaaaggagaGATATTCAGAATTGAATTATATGTACCAACTAATGTAGGGTCCCCTGAGCCCATTTCATAGCTGTTGACATAGATGAATTTTGAATCAGTAAAATTGGTGTTGAGCTCATCAACAAGAGCCACCAGCTTTTGATTAAATTGTTGGGATGcattgttcaatttttccacACAAGAAGATCCATTGGTGCCATAGGTCTTAATTGCATCTGGGGTGCAGCCAATTAGCCCCAGGCCAACCAAAGAAACCTTCCTTGCTCCATAGTTGCGCAACCTCTTTCAAAACATAACACATCAAACAAATGAatcaaattttgttgttgttttggttgtttcaatcaaattcatttaatctcaatgaaatttggaaaaacaatTCATGCATGTGTTAATGTTAGTACTTACTAACCAGTATTTGCTGGGTGTATTGTTTGATAAGAACTTCTGCATATTCCTCAAGGGTATATTTTTTACTGGTCTGGTAATACTGAGGCAGGAAGTAATTGTTAATGTAGTCATTGCTGCCCATCCCAACTGAATATAAGCACTTGCTTAAGTGCTTTTTGGCTAAGCTTCTCTCCCCAAGTATGTCGATAATTCGCAAGACACTGGTTCTGTGATTCTTCAGCTGTTCTCCCATGCTGATACGTGCACCCTGCAAGAGCAAATTTTTAAGTGCTCGATAATTAGACACTGGAAATTAACCTGTCAAATGCAAAAGTTAATCAAGTGATTTAAGTATATACCAACTGCCTCCCACTTTCTTTTCGAATTCCTGCTGCACC of Prunus dulcis chromosome 4, ALMONDv2, whole genome shotgun sequence contains these proteins:
- the LOC117624520 gene encoding GDSL esterase/lipase At1g29660-like — translated: MACGMKLLLVATALSLALSTQHFVQGKPQAREPQVPCFFIFGDSVSDNGNNNLLPTFAKVNYSPYGVDFPQGPTGRFCNGRNIVDVLAELLGFENYIPPFAYANGSEIVKGVNYASGAAGIRKESGRQLGARISMGEQLKNHRTSVLRIIDILGERSLAKKHLSKCLYSVGMGSNDYINNYFLPQYYQTSKKYTLEEYAEVLIKQYTQQILRLRNYGARKVSLVGLGLIGCTPDAIKTYGTNGSSCVEKLNNASQQFNQKLVALVDELNTNFTDSKFIYVNSYEMGSGDPTLVGFKVLDAGCCEVDQYGQCAPNKTPCQNRTDYVFWDGFHPSEASNLISASRTYSAYNSSDTYPMDISHLVQLQLEPQVTAI